From a single Entelurus aequoreus isolate RoL-2023_Sb linkage group LG12, RoL_Eaeq_v1.1, whole genome shotgun sequence genomic region:
- the LOC133662768 gene encoding E3 SUMO-protein ligase ZBED1-like, with amino-acid sequence MIAAARILPYEHMPCIAHVIQRSITVSLADSGFVPALAKCRKIVGHFKHSPANLTELNAEQVKLGQQQEPLIQDVPTRWNSTLEMVKRIIPNQAAIKATLDQQQHNLVMLTPAEWDKLQRLETLLEPCRYVTQILGGEAYVSCSVVLPALCHLHRVMETSDEDPAYMIRFKTKFKDDLGSRQEHTNNAWLKIATALDPRFKDLKSVPKADREEVWTKLGGLLRESPGRPSHTTEDGPPKKKMNLLLQLGSDSESDEEVQPDRALHRYRAEPTIEMTDCPLQWWSSHAGAHDKLAPLARKYLATPASSVPCERLFSLAGHIVQKKRSALLSENVDKLVCLSNWLKDE; translated from the exons atgattgctgcggctcgtattctaccatacgagcatatgccctgtatcgcgcacgtcatacagagaagcatcactgtgagtctcgctgacagcggatttgttcctgcattagccaagtgtcgcaagattgtgggacattttaaacacagcccggcaaacttaacggagctgaatgcagagcaggtgaaactcggacagcagcaggagccactgatccaagacgttccaacgcggtggaattccacacttgaaatggtcaaacgcatcatccccaatcaagcagcaataaaagcaaccctggatcaacagcagcataatctcgtcatgctgacgccagcagaatgggataaactccagagactggagacccttctagagccctgccg gtatgtgactcagatcctgggtggggaggcctacgtctcctgctcagtggtactacctgccctctgccacttacaccgtgtaatggaaacttctgatgaggaccctgcatacatgattagatttaagaccaaattcaaagacgacctaggctcccgccaagaacacaccaacaatgcatggctcaagattgcaaccgcactggacccacgttttaaggacttgaaaagtgtgcccaaggcagacagagaggaggtgtggaccaaacttggaggccttctgcgtgaatcacctggaagaccttcacacactactgaagatgggccacccaagaagaaaatgaaccttcttctacagctgggctcagattcagaatcagatgaagaggtacagcctgacagagccttacacaggtacagagcagagcccaccattgaaatgacggactgtcccttgcagtggtggtcatctcatgcaggagcccatgacaagctggctccgttggctcggaaatatctagccactcctgcatcctcagttccctgtgaaagactcttctcacttgccggtcacattgtgcaaaagaagcggtcagctttactctcagaaaatgtggacaaattggtttgcctcagtaactggctaaaggatgaatag